In Dyadobacter sp. CECT 9275, the following proteins share a genomic window:
- a CDS encoding alpha-L-fucosidase, translating to MNKLYLSVCFFLVIVWVTGCNKTGEAPEKYGALPSERQLAWHKLENYAFLHFTVNTFTDKEWGYGDEAESVFNPTDFDADQIVGTLKKAGFKGAILTAKHHDGFCLWPSMFTEHSVKNSKWKNGKGDVVREISDACKRHGIKFGVYLSPWDRNHADYGTPKYVEYYRNQLRELLTGYGEIFEIWFDGANGGDGYYGGKREVRKIDASNYYEWEKTLKIVRELQPNAAVFSDAGPDIRWVGNEGGYSNDTCWATYTPSPREGFTRAWAGTTKDWEGEKGHMNGKYWMPAETDVSIRKGWFYHDSENSDKVKSVDSLVKIYFKSVGNGTSLNLNLPPDKRGKIHPTDSTNLMGLKAYLDEGYKHNFLADSKISAGENGGSVKISSYELTDSDDETYWYNGKNTNAKVITFELEKEAEFNCFMLKEYIPLGQRVKSFSIEVFDGEKWKEMARGATIGYKRLLKFPPQKAKKIRVLIKDALATPLIAETGLYRFPDLKRK from the coding sequence ATGAACAAATTGTACCTGAGTGTTTGTTTTTTTTTAGTAATTGTTTGGGTGACAGGTTGTAACAAGACCGGTGAGGCTCCTGAAAAATATGGTGCTCTCCCCAGTGAGAGACAACTCGCCTGGCACAAGCTGGAAAACTATGCATTCCTCCATTTTACCGTAAATACCTTTACCGACAAGGAATGGGGTTATGGAGATGAGGCGGAATCGGTTTTTAATCCGACCGATTTCGATGCGGATCAGATCGTGGGTACTTTGAAAAAGGCGGGCTTCAAGGGAGCCATTCTTACCGCCAAACACCACGATGGGTTTTGTCTGTGGCCATCCATGTTCACTGAACACTCTGTAAAGAACTCGAAATGGAAAAACGGAAAGGGGGACGTAGTCAGGGAAATCTCGGATGCCTGTAAAAGACATGGTATTAAGTTTGGCGTATATTTATCACCGTGGGATAGAAATCATGCGGATTACGGCACACCGAAATATGTCGAATATTACCGCAACCAGCTCCGGGAACTGCTTACCGGGTATGGCGAGATCTTCGAAATCTGGTTCGACGGGGCCAATGGCGGGGATGGGTATTATGGAGGAAAAAGGGAAGTCAGGAAGATAGACGCGAGTAACTATTATGAATGGGAAAAAACCTTGAAGATTGTGCGCGAACTGCAGCCCAACGCGGCGGTGTTCAGCGACGCCGGACCGGATATACGCTGGGTTGGAAACGAGGGGGGCTATTCCAATGACACCTGCTGGGCGACTTATACGCCCAGTCCCCGGGAAGGATTTACCAGGGCCTGGGCCGGGACCACGAAAGACTGGGAGGGGGAGAAGGGGCATATGAATGGAAAGTATTGGATGCCTGCCGAAACGGATGTGTCCATTCGAAAGGGATGGTTCTACCATGATTCTGAGAACAGCGACAAAGTGAAAAGTGTGGATAGTCTGGTGAAGATTTATTTCAAATCGGTTGGAAACGGAACTTCCCTCAACCTGAACCTCCCGCCCGACAAACGGGGAAAAATCCATCCGACCGATTCTACCAACCTCATGGGACTTAAAGCATATCTGGATGAAGGATATAAGCACAATTTCCTCGCGGACAGTAAGATATCAGCAGGCGAAAACGGGGGATCTGTAAAGATCTCATCCTACGAACTTACCGACAGTGACGACGAAACCTATTGGTATAACGGGAAAAACACAAATGCCAAGGTAATCACTTTTGAACTGGAGAAGGAAGCGGAATTCAATTGTTTTATGCTGAAAGAATATATTCCGCTCGGGCAGCGGGTTAAATCCTTTTCCATTGAAGTGTTTGACGGGGAAAAATGGAAGGAAATGGCCCGCGGAGCAACAATCGGTTATAAACGGCTTCTGAAGTTTCCACCCCAAAAAGCGAAAAAGATAAGGGTGTTGATAAAGGATGCGCTGGCTACACCGCTCATTGCGGAAACAGGGCTATATCGTTTCCCGGACTTGAAAAGGAAATGA
- a CDS encoding right-handed parallel beta-helix repeat-containing protein has product MMNHFFRRIRLILAILLIIRGFSFGQQIFVSTTGNDRNTGTFQKPLATLTAARDKARLFRKRSALKTPVEVIVKKGEYRMKGPLMLTADDSGTPESPLIFKGEAGSMPVFSGGKTLGKFEKVNEGLWKMDIAEVSDYGWYFEQLFINGKRAQRAQAVNDLFIKQVLSVKETVVLIDSSFSHDFAVQKVTLPIESTKWLNGLSKAELEDAVITFYHNWDNTRRRISAYSAKDTAIYVTGQGQKPWNGINSNSLYNLENIKSALDAPGEWFLERPGTLYYKPLPGETIEQTKAVVPVCEQLIVITGDEKQDRRVSNIRFENLSFQMTKYQMPRSGEEPAQGAHHIGTAVVLDNTDQVSFVNCEIAHTGGGAIWYRKACTNGRVERCFLHDLGASGVKVGELSQPLRNEDLTRFITVDNNIMSGGGMVFPCAVAVMIFNASDNEITHNEINNYQYSGISVGWTWGYSASPAKRNKIAFNHIHHLGWGVLSDMGGVYTLGVSEGTVVNNNVIHHIYSFDYGGWGLYTDEGSTGILMENNLVYNCRSSGFHQHYGKENIIRNNIFANNINAQLQATRIEKHRSFSFTNNIIYFNTGDLLSNGWDEVNILTDQNCYWDPRSTAIKFKKQSWAAWHSSGKDVHSVIADPGFRNVKAFDFTLTNPQLMQQIGFKPFDYSLAGVYGSAGWKAKARLDPALERVFDEVVTVREKDRK; this is encoded by the coding sequence ATGATGAACCACTTTTTTCGCCGGATTCGATTGATTCTTGCTATCCTCTTAATAATCAGGGGTTTTAGTTTCGGACAGCAAATCTTCGTCAGCACTACCGGAAATGACCGTAACACAGGTACTTTCCAAAAACCACTAGCCACGCTGACCGCCGCACGAGACAAAGCGCGGCTCTTCAGAAAGCGTTCGGCTCTCAAAACTCCGGTTGAGGTTATCGTCAAAAAGGGGGAGTACCGGATGAAAGGACCATTGATGCTGACGGCGGATGACTCGGGAACCCCGGAGTCGCCGCTGATATTCAAAGGAGAAGCAGGAAGCATGCCCGTTTTCAGCGGCGGGAAAACGCTTGGGAAGTTTGAGAAAGTGAATGAAGGTTTGTGGAAAATGGATATTGCCGAGGTGAGCGACTATGGCTGGTATTTTGAGCAGCTTTTTATAAATGGCAAGCGGGCACAAAGGGCACAGGCGGTCAATGACCTTTTCATCAAGCAGGTACTTTCAGTGAAGGAAACGGTAGTACTGATCGACTCCTCTTTTTCACACGATTTTGCAGTCCAAAAAGTAACCCTGCCGATAGAAAGTACGAAATGGCTGAATGGCCTTTCAAAGGCTGAGTTGGAAGATGCTGTGATCACCTTTTACCACAATTGGGATAATACGCGCCGGCGCATATCGGCATATAGTGCTAAGGATACAGCCATTTATGTAACCGGACAAGGCCAAAAACCCTGGAACGGAATTAATTCCAATTCACTGTACAATCTGGAAAATATAAAATCGGCACTGGACGCGCCGGGGGAATGGTTTCTGGAAAGGCCTGGTACGCTATACTATAAGCCGCTTCCGGGAGAAACCATTGAGCAAACGAAGGCAGTGGTTCCGGTTTGTGAGCAACTGATTGTGATCACCGGAGATGAAAAACAAGATCGCCGGGTGTCCAATATCCGCTTTGAAAACCTCTCGTTCCAGATGACGAAATACCAGATGCCACGCTCCGGGGAGGAACCTGCGCAGGGTGCACATCATATCGGTACAGCGGTTGTGCTGGATAATACGGACCAGGTCTCCTTTGTGAATTGTGAAATTGCCCATACCGGAGGGGGAGCAATCTGGTACCGGAAGGCTTGTACCAACGGCAGGGTTGAAAGATGTTTCCTGCACGACCTGGGAGCGAGCGGGGTCAAGGTTGGGGAGCTTTCGCAGCCACTCAGGAATGAAGATCTCACCAGGTTCATTACTGTTGACAATAACATTATGTCGGGCGGTGGAATGGTATTTCCCTGTGCCGTGGCCGTCATGATTTTCAACGCCAGCGACAACGAAATCACACACAACGAAATCAATAATTATCAGTATTCCGGCATTTCGGTAGGCTGGACCTGGGGGTATAGTGCCAGTCCTGCCAAGCGGAATAAGATTGCGTTCAATCACATCCACCACCTGGGCTGGGGCGTGCTGAGCGATATGGGGGGCGTGTATACCCTGGGTGTGTCAGAAGGGACAGTGGTGAACAACAACGTGATCCATCACATCTATTCGTTTGACTATGGCGGGTGGGGGCTCTACACCGATGAGGGTTCAACGGGTATCCTGATGGAAAATAATCTGGTCTACAATTGCCGGAGCTCGGGTTTTCACCAGCATTACGGGAAAGAAAATATTATCAGAAATAACATCTTTGCCAACAACATCAACGCACAGCTGCAGGCCACACGGATCGAAAAGCATCGTTCGTTTTCGTTTACCAATAACATTATCTATTTCAATACCGGCGATCTGCTGAGTAACGGCTGGGACGAAGTCAATATTCTTACCGACCAGAATTGTTACTGGGATCCGCGCTCCACAGCGATCAAATTCAAGAAACAAAGTTGGGCAGCGTGGCACTCCAGCGGGAAAGATGTACATTCTGTGATAGCAGATCCTGGTTTCAGAAATGTGAAGGCATTCGATTTTACCCTTACGAATCCGCAGTTAATGCAACAAATCGGTTTCAAGCCGTTCGACTATTCCCTGGCAGGTGTATATGGTAGTGCCGGTTGGAAGGCAAAAGCAAGGCTTGATCCGGCACTCGAACGGGTTTTCGATGAAGTGGTAACGGTGCGGGAGAAGGACAGAAAGTAA
- a CDS encoding DUF7133 domain-containing protein gives MKTTVFRSPEKKAVNLYPSAAYLSPEETIHSITLPEGYHLELVASEPMISEPVAMVWDANGRLFVAEMRTYMQDIEATGENLPTSRISLLEDTNGDGKMDKSSVFIDSLVLPRMMLPLNDRLIVAETYTGNLYSYRDTNADGKADEKILVYKDDQRDNRNLEHQESGLIWNIDNWIYVSNGPIRYRFENGQLRSDTLPDHSRGQWGLTYDNYGRLFYSAAGSENPVFGFQQNPAYGELEFYRDQWEKGFEKVWPAIATPDVEGGAKRLRGDSTLNHFTGACGQSIYRGNRLPADLVGDYIIPEPVGRLIRRARVTNQNGKRVLKNAYEGETEFLTSTDMNFRPVNTATGPDGCLYIVDMYRGIIQEGTWTGPKSYLRPQILSKKLDKNIGRGRIYRLVHDDYKPDRILPLLKATDSQLVSYLSHANGWVRDNAQVLLISRNAANVIPDLRRLAEGRTSFLSGVFSGKKEADHLGRLHALWTLEGLGYVEKDFLKKVLQDEHPQLRKAAIRILEPYVKKGDTEVQNWLETLKDDPDYDVRIQITQSLRFVNNDKSRELLAHIINQSPGNEMLTATVRQTLGVLEMVKPLAVYTKGFSAADSTLITRGSVIFKELCSTCHGADGKGIQLGESGMAAPPLSGSARVRGEKDILINIVMYGLMGPVDGKTYPGMMPEMKSNNDEWLASVTSYIRTNLDNSASVVSTADVTRIRKTVPDRWAWTLKELGLEK, from the coding sequence ATGAAAACGACCGTATTCCGGTCGCCAGAAAAGAAGGCAGTAAACCTGTACCCTTCCGCTGCATATCTTTCGCCGGAGGAAACAATCCATTCGATCACTTTACCCGAAGGATATCATCTTGAACTCGTCGCCAGCGAGCCGATGATCTCAGAACCGGTTGCTATGGTATGGGATGCCAACGGCAGGTTGTTTGTGGCGGAGATGCGAACTTACATGCAGGACATTGAAGCCACTGGTGAGAACCTTCCCACCAGCAGGATCTCCCTTTTGGAAGATACCAACGGGGACGGCAAAATGGATAAGAGCTCTGTATTCATTGATAGTCTGGTTTTGCCAAGAATGATGCTTCCACTGAACGATCGGCTCATTGTAGCCGAAACCTATACCGGAAACTTGTATAGTTACCGGGACACCAATGCCGACGGAAAAGCAGATGAAAAGATACTGGTTTACAAAGATGACCAGCGCGATAACCGCAATCTGGAACATCAGGAAAGCGGATTGATCTGGAACATAGACAATTGGATTTACGTGAGCAACGGGCCTATCCGGTATCGTTTCGAAAATGGCCAACTCCGGTCCGACACGCTGCCGGATCATTCCCGGGGCCAGTGGGGACTTACCTACGACAATTATGGAAGGCTGTTTTACTCGGCCGCCGGTAGCGAAAATCCGGTGTTTGGCTTTCAGCAGAACCCGGCCTACGGCGAACTGGAGTTTTACCGGGATCAGTGGGAAAAGGGTTTCGAAAAGGTATGGCCCGCTATCGCAACCCCGGATGTGGAAGGAGGTGCTAAGCGTTTGCGCGGAGATAGTACACTGAATCATTTCACAGGTGCTTGCGGTCAGTCGATCTATAGAGGAAACAGGCTTCCCGCTGATCTGGTTGGCGATTATATTATTCCCGAACCGGTTGGTCGGCTCATCCGTCGCGCGAGGGTTACCAATCAGAATGGTAAAAGGGTGTTGAAAAATGCTTACGAGGGTGAGACCGAGTTCCTCACATCTACAGACATGAATTTTCGTCCCGTGAACACGGCGACCGGACCCGATGGCTGCCTCTATATTGTGGACATGTACCGGGGTATTATTCAGGAGGGTACCTGGACAGGCCCGAAATCCTATCTCAGGCCTCAGATATTGAGCAAAAAACTTGATAAGAACATCGGTCGGGGACGAATTTACAGGTTGGTGCACGATGACTATAAGCCTGATAGAATACTTCCTCTTCTGAAAGCAACAGATTCACAGCTTGTCAGCTATTTGTCTCACGCAAATGGCTGGGTACGTGACAATGCCCAGGTGCTTCTCATTTCACGGAACGCTGCGAACGTAATTCCAGATTTGCGTAGGTTGGCAGAGGGACGCACATCATTTCTTTCAGGCGTGTTTTCGGGAAAGAAAGAGGCAGACCACCTTGGCCGTCTTCACGCACTCTGGACATTGGAAGGACTGGGTTATGTGGAAAAGGATTTTTTGAAAAAAGTCCTTCAGGACGAACACCCGCAACTCCGGAAGGCTGCCATCAGGATACTTGAACCTTACGTGAAAAAAGGTGATACAGAGGTACAGAATTGGCTGGAAACCCTCAAAGACGATCCGGACTATGATGTGCGCATCCAGATCACGCAATCACTTCGCTTTGTCAACAACGATAAATCGCGGGAATTACTGGCCCATATTATTAATCAAAGCCCTGGAAACGAAATGCTTACCGCCACCGTGCGGCAGACTCTGGGCGTATTGGAAATGGTGAAGCCCCTTGCGGTCTATACCAAAGGTTTCAGCGCCGCTGACAGCACCCTGATTACCAGAGGATCGGTCATTTTTAAAGAGCTCTGTTCAACCTGTCACGGAGCCGATGGAAAAGGTATACAGCTGGGCGAGAGCGGTATGGCTGCGCCACCGCTTAGCGGATCGGCAAGGGTAAGGGGGGAGAAAGATATCCTGATCAATATCGTCATGTATGGTTTGATGGGGCCGGTTGATGGCAAAACTTATCCCGGAATGATGCCTGAAATGAAATCAAATAATGATGAATGGCTTGCTTCTGTAACCAGCTACATACGTACCAACCTGGATAACAGCGCATCGGTGGTGAGCACTGCCGATGTGACGCGAATACGTAAGACCGTTCCCGACCGCTGGGCGTGGACTTTGAAAGAACTTGGCCTTGAAAAATAA
- a CDS encoding DUF7133 domain-containing protein gives MQYISKLLIVRKFSKVFFFMLPLFLNSCEKSDTDTSLSLPKISVDENPGAKPLSPEKTMKSIRLPEGYHLELVASEPMITEPVAIAWDGNGRMFVAQMQTYMQDINATNENLPVSQILLLEDTDNDGKMDKKTVYIDSLVLPRMMLPLDDRLIVGETYSNNLFSYRDKNGDGQADEKLQVYKNDTRDNWNLEHQKSGLIWNVDNYIYVSTGQVRYRFDGTKMIADSLPEGSRGQWGLTHDNYGRLFYSLAGGEIPAMGFQQNPAYGDLEFYMSQWEKGFEQVWPILSTPDVEGGVHRLREDSTLNHFSASCGQSVFRGDRLPGDLIGDLLICEPVGRLIRRAKVMNTGGKRMLRNAYQDTEFLASTDMNFRPVNTATGPDGNLYIVDMYRGIIQEGTYTGPSSYIRPQILKKGLDKNVGRGRIYRLVHDGYNRGSKPQMLDQPSTRLVQYLSHPNGWWRDNAQKLLILRNAREVIAELRKVAACSLWDRIPFFKNNNRHLGKIHALWTLDGLGALDQKTLFEALEDPDTQVRRTAVRLSENYLRKSDQQVLYRLAEMQTDPDVDVRTQLALSLRYFQTNTSRRMLETILKGDSKNEMIVSAVKGSLGKWETVKEIDLQTNGLSASDKALIQKGAVIFKQLCATCHGSDGKGLQLGETGMAAPPLAGSPRVRGEKRILIKILLSGLTGPVDGKTYPGIMPEMQRNDDDWIAAVASYIRTNLGNNSSVITTEELIAIKAKEPGHYEPWTLKELGLKDK, from the coding sequence ATGCAATACATTTCTAAATTATTGATTGTGAGAAAATTCTCGAAGGTTTTCTTTTTTATGCTGCCGCTCTTTTTGAATAGCTGCGAAAAATCCGATACCGACACCTCCCTGTCCCTGCCGAAAATAAGCGTTGATGAAAATCCTGGTGCCAAGCCGCTTTCGCCAGAGAAAACCATGAAATCCATAAGGCTTCCGGAAGGTTACCACCTGGAACTGGTTGCCAGTGAGCCGATGATCACCGAGCCGGTGGCGATTGCCTGGGACGGTAACGGGCGCATGTTTGTAGCCCAGATGCAGACTTACATGCAGGACATCAATGCCACCAACGAGAATCTGCCGGTAAGCCAGATATTGTTGTTGGAGGATACCGACAATGATGGAAAAATGGACAAGAAAACGGTCTATATCGACAGTCTGGTACTGCCCCGAATGATGCTTCCGCTTGATGACAGGCTGATCGTTGGTGAAACCTATTCCAACAATCTGTTTAGCTACCGCGACAAAAACGGAGACGGACAGGCAGATGAAAAGTTACAGGTATACAAAAACGATACACGTGATAACTGGAATCTGGAACACCAGAAAAGCGGATTAATATGGAATGTCGACAACTATATCTATGTAAGCACCGGACAGGTTCGTTACCGTTTCGATGGGACAAAAATGATCGCCGATAGCTTGCCGGAGGGGTCAAGAGGCCAGTGGGGACTTACCCATGATAACTATGGACGACTTTTTTATTCGCTTGCCGGGGGAGAGATACCGGCCATGGGTTTTCAGCAGAACCCGGCTTACGGGGATCTTGAATTCTACATGTCGCAATGGGAAAAAGGATTTGAACAGGTCTGGCCCATCCTTTCCACTCCTGATGTCGAAGGTGGGGTTCACCGCCTTCGTGAGGACAGCACGCTAAATCATTTTAGCGCCAGCTGCGGGCAATCGGTTTTCCGGGGAGACCGTCTGCCCGGTGATCTTATCGGCGATCTGCTGATCTGTGAACCTGTAGGCCGGTTGATTCGCAGAGCAAAGGTGATGAACACCGGTGGTAAAAGGATGTTGAGAAATGCATATCAAGATACTGAATTCCTGGCATCCACCGATATGAATTTCCGGCCTGTAAACACGGCAACCGGACCGGATGGGAATCTGTACATCGTGGATATGTATCGGGGGATTATCCAGGAGGGGACTTACACAGGACCATCTTCTTACATCAGGCCGCAGATATTGAAAAAAGGGCTGGATAAAAATGTTGGCAGAGGGCGCATTTATCGTCTGGTTCATGATGGGTACAATCGCGGAAGCAAGCCGCAGATGCTGGATCAGCCAAGTACCAGGCTGGTACAATATCTCTCACATCCCAATGGTTGGTGGCGCGACAATGCACAGAAGCTGCTGATCCTGAGAAATGCGAGGGAAGTTATTGCTGAACTCCGTAAGGTGGCAGCGTGCTCACTATGGGACCGAATCCCGTTTTTTAAAAATAACAACCGGCATTTGGGAAAAATACATGCTTTGTGGACACTGGATGGCTTGGGCGCGCTTGACCAGAAAACGCTCTTCGAAGCTTTGGAGGATCCGGATACTCAGGTGAGGAGAACTGCCGTCCGGCTCAGCGAAAACTATCTCAGAAAATCAGATCAACAGGTATTGTACAGACTTGCTGAAATGCAAACAGATCCGGATGTAGACGTGCGCACGCAGCTCGCGCTTTCCCTGCGGTACTTTCAGACAAATACTTCCAGACGAATGCTTGAAACCATTTTAAAGGGAGACAGTAAAAATGAGATGATCGTGAGTGCTGTCAAAGGATCTCTGGGTAAGTGGGAAACAGTAAAAGAAATCGATTTACAGACAAACGGTCTCTCGGCTTCTGACAAAGCGCTGATTCAGAAAGGTGCTGTCATTTTCAAACAGCTTTGCGCCACCTGCCATGGTTCTGACGGGAAAGGCCTCCAGCTCGGAGAAACCGGAATGGCAGCACCACCGCTGGCAGGTTCTCCAAGAGTAAGGGGAGAAAAAAGGATTCTGATCAAAATACTGCTTTCTGGGTTGACCGGCCCAGTAGACGGGAAAACCTATCCGGGCATTATGCCAGAAATGCAAAGAAACGACGATGACTGGATTGCCGCCGTAGCCAGTTACATCCGGACCAATCTGGGAAATAATTCTTCCGTGATCACCACCGAAGAATTGATCGCCATCAAGGCAAAAGAACCGGGGCATTACGAGCCATGGACTTTGAAAGAGCTCGGGTTGAAAGACAAATAG
- a CDS encoding right-handed parallel beta-helix repeat-containing protein, whose amino-acid sequence MLSLLGLNMHESPQKFFISILVCLLAVQQVSARNYYLSSAGNDTRNTGVSTASPWKSIEKLNSKIPVLSPGDSVFFRRGDIFKGSININSSGRAGSPVYFGAWGKGSKPVISGLERISGWKNVSRHIWEAVCQACGTEFTNFIVNGKRQPMGRWPNASAPNRGYLKVKWASGNNRLVSPDIPDPGRWQDADLVIRTNRWVLERLPILSSKRDTITTSPTSYDIDKEFGFFISNHPLTLDQQGEWFFDKHTKKILLFSKTDPSKLMTEAAVEKALVRIEKQQFITIENLVFKGALHYAVSATGAGDIAIRNTEAVISGIDAIFFDHCNHTLFEKNKVGFANSSGLMFANCRNTLIRNNDVRNIGLVPGMGSGGSSYNYSGIAIYGASNLLENNRIDSVGYHGLRFDGDSMTVRNNVISNFCMVKDDGGGIYTWGEGNSTSEARRSIIGNVVFNGIGAAHGTDDTLRVSAEGIYVDDKCNNVDVIGNTIFKCGNVGIFIHNSSHVSIRDNVSYDNGIQFQLLSAGMPLFPIHHCEAKNNTFVARKANQRVATFITDKSWQDIGTMGALDSNYYCRPADPEMIILSSYKSGQYDVNKTYSLKEWKQISGKDQHSAGAPLHFSYTIRRVFPERKLTYGFYNAGLDIWYPGETADSKTVAHLLGEGLKEGMNKWAIASTDCAFKPGESNRFLLRFEARGSKPGEIIKANFKTRDNQILYTREFRLDGQFRQNELLFIPTRRNEPFERVNFEFSDALSPAWVKNISFQEAEVTIPNPANHIFFVVNETGLPKTVPLGKKLVDVTGKSAGSFIKLKPYASAVFFIK is encoded by the coding sequence TTGCTCTCACTTTTAGGCCTCAATATGCACGAAAGTCCACAGAAGTTTTTTATCTCAATCTTAGTTTGCCTGCTGGCTGTTCAGCAAGTGAGTGCGAGAAACTACTACCTGTCGTCAGCGGGAAATGATACCAGAAACACGGGAGTGTCGACTGCATCTCCGTGGAAAAGTATTGAGAAACTGAATTCCAAAATTCCGGTTTTGTCGCCCGGCGACTCTGTTTTTTTCAGAAGAGGAGATATTTTCAAAGGCAGTATTAATATCAATTCGAGCGGCAGGGCCGGGTCACCGGTTTATTTCGGGGCCTGGGGGAAGGGTAGTAAGCCCGTCATTTCGGGACTGGAACGAATCAGCGGATGGAAGAATGTTTCCCGTCATATATGGGAGGCTGTTTGCCAGGCGTGTGGGACCGAGTTTACTAATTTCATTGTGAACGGCAAGCGACAACCGATGGGAAGGTGGCCGAATGCAAGTGCACCCAATCGCGGCTATTTAAAAGTGAAATGGGCATCTGGAAATAATCGCCTGGTTAGTCCCGATATCCCTGATCCTGGCCGCTGGCAAGATGCCGATTTGGTGATCCGCACCAATCGGTGGGTGCTGGAACGGCTACCGATTCTTTCCTCGAAAAGAGATACCATTACCACTTCTCCGACCTCCTACGACATCGATAAGGAATTTGGTTTTTTTATTTCAAATCATCCTTTAACGCTGGACCAGCAGGGAGAATGGTTTTTCGACAAGCATACAAAGAAGATCCTGCTGTTTTCAAAAACTGATCCTTCGAAACTTATGACGGAAGCGGCCGTGGAGAAAGCGTTGGTTCGCATTGAAAAACAGCAGTTTATCACCATCGAAAATCTGGTGTTCAAAGGAGCACTCCATTACGCAGTAAGCGCAACTGGCGCCGGAGATATCGCGATCAGGAATACCGAAGCGGTCATTTCGGGTATCGACGCCATATTTTTCGATCATTGTAATCACACTTTGTTCGAAAAAAATAAGGTCGGGTTTGCCAACAGCTCGGGATTGATGTTTGCCAATTGCCGTAATACATTGATCAGAAATAACGATGTCAGGAATATAGGTTTGGTGCCGGGAATGGGTTCTGGTGGGTCAAGCTACAATTACAGCGGAATTGCCATTTATGGTGCTTCGAACCTGCTCGAAAACAATCGCATCGACAGCGTGGGTTACCACGGTCTGCGGTTCGACGGAGATTCGATGACGGTTCGGAACAATGTCATCTCCAATTTCTGTATGGTTAAGGACGATGGAGGCGGCATCTATACCTGGGGTGAAGGAAATAGTACATCTGAGGCGCGGAGGAGCATCATTGGAAATGTGGTTTTCAACGGGATCGGCGCTGCACACGGCACGGATGATACCCTGCGCGTTTCCGCTGAAGGTATTTATGTAGATGACAAATGCAACAACGTTGATGTAATCGGTAACACGATTTTCAAGTGTGGTAATGTTGGTATTTTCATACACAATTCCAGTCATGTCAGTATCCGGGATAATGTATCCTACGACAACGGAATTCAGTTTCAGTTGCTTTCAGCAGGCATGCCGCTTTTTCCAATCCATCATTGTGAAGCTAAAAACAACACTTTCGTGGCAAGGAAGGCAAACCAGCGGGTGGCTACATTCATTACCGATAAGTCCTGGCAGGATATCGGCACTATGGGTGCGCTGGATTCGAACTACTATTGCCGTCCCGCCGATCCGGAAATGATCATTCTGAGTTCATACAAATCCGGTCAGTATGACGTGAACAAAACCTATTCGCTTAAGGAATGGAAACAGATATCTGGTAAGGACCAACATTCGGCCGGGGCGCCACTGCATTTTTCCTACACGATTCGGAGAGTATTTCCGGAAAGAAAACTCACCTATGGCTTTTATAACGCAGGGCTTGATATCTGGTACCCCGGGGAAACGGCCGATAGCAAAACGGTTGCGCATTTGCTTGGTGAAGGGCTGAAAGAAGGCATGAATAAATGGGCGATTGCTTCTACGGACTGCGCTTTCAAGCCGGGCGAAAGCAACCGTTTTTTACTGAGATTCGAAGCCAGAGGTTCAAAACCGGGTGAGATCATCAAAGCGAATTTCAAAACCAGAGACAACCAGATCCTGTATACCAGGGAATTCAGGCTGGATGGGCAATTCAGGCAAAATGAGCTTTTGTTTATACCCACGCGCCGAAACGAACCTTTCGAACGTGTCAATTTTGAATTCAGCGATGCGCTATCTCCGGCATGGGTAAAAAATATCTCTTTCCAGGAGGCAGAAGTAACTATTCCCAACCCTGCGAATCACATTTTTTTCGTGGTGAATGAAACGGGACTTCCTAAAACAGTACCGCTTGGGAAAAAGCTCGTAGATGTTACAGGGAAAAGCGCCGGGAGTTTCATAAAGTTAAAACCTTATGCATCAGCAGTATTTTTCATAAAATAG